The proteins below come from a single Pirellulales bacterium genomic window:
- a CDS encoding NUDIX domain-containing protein: MNRSADREAPRHEVCAVPFRIRDGRMEFCLVSAERNSRWELPFIALSDGELPEAAARRRVWETTGLTCRGEPAAKLDEFIVRQNRQPTHITVFLLQVESADATQSPHRIRWCFAEEAQARIRRKPMRRLIDLAVRQMDP, from the coding sequence CTGACCGTGAAGCTCCTCGTCACGAAGTCTGTGCCGTTCCGTTTCGCATACGGGATGGGCGGATGGAGTTCTGCCTGGTTTCGGCAGAGCGAAATAGCCGCTGGGAGTTGCCCTTTATCGCTCTTAGTGATGGTGAATTGCCCGAAGCAGCGGCGCGGCGCCGCGTATGGGAAACGACCGGACTAACGTGCCGCGGGGAACCGGCGGCGAAACTCGATGAATTTATTGTGCGGCAGAATCGTCAGCCCACGCACATTACCGTGTTCCTGTTACAGGTGGAGTCAGCGGACGCAACCCAGTCTCCACACCGAATCCGCTGGTGTTTCGCTGAAGAAGCCCAGGCGCGGATTCGGCGGAAGCCGATGAGGCGGCTAATCGATTTGGCCGTGCGGCAAATGGATCCGTGA
- a CDS encoding UvrB/UvrC motif-containing protein produces the protein MPRRKDIDELLANWPFQPGEVMARLVKVSESREVLQMRVDMGVLQMEVEGRPDGTRPSGANTYFDHLLSQVISDGDGFVLNAPQCAEVDREFVQFYHRRICWLALRKFHAAMRDADHTLGLMDFVKKHSPDDQWTLSHEQYRPFVLFHRVQAAALAKLEEHGPESAIGEINLGLEQFREIFEEYEASEKFDDDELVRRLLELQKSLREHYQVERTLDERLADAVATEQYELAAKLRDEIARRHTQGH, from the coding sequence ATGCCCCGCCGCAAAGACATTGACGAACTGCTCGCCAATTGGCCCTTTCAGCCCGGGGAAGTGATGGCCCGGCTGGTCAAAGTGAGCGAAAGCCGCGAAGTGCTGCAAATGCGGGTCGACATGGGCGTGTTGCAAATGGAAGTGGAGGGACGGCCTGACGGAACACGGCCCTCGGGGGCCAATACCTATTTCGATCATTTGTTGTCGCAGGTCATTTCCGATGGTGATGGGTTCGTGTTGAACGCGCCGCAATGTGCGGAAGTCGATCGCGAATTTGTCCAGTTTTACCACCGCCGCATTTGCTGGTTGGCGCTGCGAAAATTCCATGCGGCCATGCGCGACGCCGATCACACTTTGGGCCTGATGGATTTTGTCAAAAAGCATTCGCCCGACGATCAATGGACGCTTTCGCACGAGCAATATCGGCCTTTTGTGCTGTTTCATCGGGTGCAGGCGGCGGCGCTGGCGAAGTTGGAAGAGCATGGGCCCGAAAGCGCGATTGGCGAAATCAATCTCGGGCTGGAACAGTTTCGTGAAATTTTCGAGGAGTACGAAGCCAGCGAGAAATTCGACGATGATGAACTCGTCCGCCGGCTGCTCGAATTGCAAAAGTCGCTGCGCGAGCACTACCAAGTGGAACGCACGCTGGACGAACGTTTGGCCGATGCCGTGGCCACCGAACAGTACGAATTGGCCGCCAAGCTCCGGGACGAAATTGCCCGCCGCCACACGCAGGGGCACTAG
- a CDS encoding acyl-CoA dehydrogenase family protein, which translates to MTLQQREKQIAQAEELLGDRLAQASFAKGLYFGTFANRKLLDYPNLAADTATTALADELRRFCQAEIDPVAIDREALIPQRVIDGLGRLGMLGACLPKECGGRGLTQTQYCRLLEVLGGHCASTALFVNAHHSIGPRAIVLFGTPEQKQHFLPKLATGQWISAFALTEPEAGSDAANVQTTATPTEDGRGYVLNGNKRWITNGGIAKVLTVMARTPVPSSSFSSGERTGVRVQDKPESKITAFLVTPDMPGFEVVEARMPKCGVRGSATGRLAFHNMFVSKENILGQLGKGLRVALTVLDFGRVTFGATCTGAAKFCLQRASQHAATRVQFGEPIGTFELVKEKLAYMSAGTFAMEAATYLTAALIDSGEDDYMLETAMLKVFATDTLWRIINDTIQIFGGKAYFTDEPYERMMRDARINMIGEGANDVLRAFVALVGMRDVGLELKGVLDALASPLKHFSKIGGFAGRKLEGLFRSPEVKVHHSELEPDAAQLGHLVAAFGSNVERLLRTYKEEIVERQYQAGRVADAAIELYVSGCVLRRLDTLVWATKTASGTGNGAQRPGERDLIAGRYYLRSAERRIRRALADLWDNDDGLTTQAANAVLP; encoded by the coding sequence ATGACGCTGCAACAGCGCGAAAAGCAAATTGCCCAGGCCGAGGAATTGCTGGGCGATCGCCTGGCACAAGCCAGTTTTGCCAAGGGTTTGTACTTCGGCACGTTCGCCAATCGCAAGCTGCTGGATTATCCTAACTTGGCGGCCGACACCGCCACGACGGCGCTGGCCGACGAACTGCGCCGCTTCTGCCAGGCAGAAATCGATCCGGTTGCGATTGACCGCGAAGCGCTGATTCCGCAGCGCGTGATCGATGGGCTCGGCCGCCTGGGCATGTTGGGCGCGTGCTTGCCGAAAGAATGCGGTGGCCGTGGTCTTACGCAAACGCAGTATTGCCGCTTGCTGGAAGTGTTGGGCGGCCATTGCGCCAGCACGGCCTTGTTTGTGAACGCTCATCACTCCATCGGCCCGCGGGCGATTGTGTTGTTTGGCACGCCGGAGCAAAAACAGCACTTCTTGCCGAAACTCGCCACGGGCCAGTGGATCAGCGCATTCGCACTCACTGAACCGGAAGCCGGCAGCGATGCGGCCAATGTGCAAACCACGGCTACGCCCACGGAAGATGGCCGCGGTTACGTGCTGAACGGAAACAAACGCTGGATTACCAACGGCGGCATTGCGAAAGTTCTTACGGTAATGGCCCGCACGCCGGTGCCATCTTCCTCCTTTTCCTCTGGGGAGAGGACCGGGGTGAGGGTGCAGGACAAGCCCGAATCAAAAATCACCGCATTTCTGGTCACGCCCGACATGCCCGGCTTTGAAGTGGTGGAAGCCCGCATGCCCAAGTGCGGCGTGCGTGGCTCGGCGACGGGCCGGCTGGCGTTTCACAATATGTTTGTGTCCAAGGAAAACATCTTGGGCCAACTCGGCAAAGGTTTGCGGGTGGCACTAACGGTGCTGGATTTTGGCCGTGTCACTTTTGGCGCCACCTGCACCGGGGCCGCCAAGTTTTGCTTGCAGCGCGCCAGCCAACATGCCGCCACCCGCGTGCAGTTTGGCGAGCCGATTGGCACATTCGAACTGGTCAAGGAAAAACTGGCCTACATGAGCGCCGGCACGTTTGCCATGGAAGCGGCCACGTATCTCACCGCGGCCCTGATCGATTCAGGCGAAGATGACTACATGCTGGAAACCGCGATGCTCAAAGTGTTCGCAACCGACACGCTGTGGCGGATCATCAACGACACCATCCAAATTTTCGGCGGCAAGGCGTACTTCACCGACGAACCATACGAGCGGATGATGCGCGATGCCCGAATTAACATGATCGGCGAGGGAGCCAACGACGTGTTGCGGGCTTTTGTGGCGTTGGTGGGCATGCGTGACGTTGGGCTGGAACTCAAAGGCGTGCTCGATGCCCTGGCCAGCCCGCTCAAGCATTTTTCTAAAATCGGCGGATTCGCCGGCCGCAAGTTGGAAGGGTTGTTTCGCTCGCCGGAAGTGAAAGTGCATCACAGCGAGCTGGAACCCGATGCCGCACAGCTGGGGCACTTGGTGGCTGCGTTCGGCTCGAACGTGGAACGACTGCTGCGAACGTACAAGGAAGAAATTGTGGAGCGGCAATATCAGGCCGGCCGCGTTGCCGACGCCGCGATTGAGTTGTACGTCAGCGGCTGTGTACTAAGGCGGCTGGATACGCTGGTGTGGGCAACAAAAACTGCATCGGGAACAGGCAACGGCGCACAGCGGCCAGGCGAGCGCGATTTGATTGCCGGGCGCTATTATCTCCGTAGCGCGGAGCGCCGGATTCGCAGAGCTCTGGCCGATCTGTGGGATAATGACGACGGCTTGACCACACAGGCAGCGAACGCGGTATTGCCGTAG